In Methanocaldococcus sp. FS406-22, the genomic stretch TGCCTGCCTCAAAGCTAAACTACCAGATGCACATGCCGCCTCTACTCTTGTTGAAGGTATTGGGTTTAGACCTGCATGCTCAGCTATTAGAGAGGCTATATGCTCCTGCCCAACGAACAAACCAGCACTCATGTTTCCAACATACATCTCATCTATGTCCTTCCCATCTATACCTGCTGACTCAACTGCTTTAACTCCTGCTTCAACAATTAAGCTTCTAAAACTTCTTTCCCATAACTCACCAAACTTTGTTTGTCCATAACCAATAATTGCAACATCCCTCATTCTTCCACCTAAAATAAGTGTTTTTACATCTTAATTTTCTTTCTGAATTTGGCATATATTGCATAGTCAATGTATTCTTTTCTTTCTAAGTAATAAGCTGTTTTTGGGGCTTTGTCTTTAACTTTATTTATTTTTGAGGTTACTGTTATATCAAAGGCATCGCTTCCAGCTCCACTTCCATAAGAGACGGCTAAAATTCTTTCCCCTCCCTCACAGTTATCTAAAATATTTGACAATCCCAAAGGAACAGCTCCTGAGTAAGTATTGCCAATATAAGGAGTTAATAATCCTATTTTATACTGATCCTCTTTAAATCCTAAAATCTTAGCAACTCTGATGTAGAATTTTCCATTTGGTTGGTGGAATACGCAGTAATCATAATCCTCCGGCTTCGTTCCCATCTTCTCCATTAATCCCTTAGCTGCGTTGATTACATGCCTAAAGTAAGCTGGTTCTCCTGTAAATCTTCCTCCATGTCTTGGATATGGCTTTCCTTCTCTTCTCCAAAAGTCGGGGGTGTCTGTTGTGTAGGAGTAAGTGCCGTTGAATTCAGCAACAACATCTGATTTTCCTATTATATACGCTGCTCCCCCAGCTGCTGCCGTATATTCTAACGCATCTCCTGGAGCTCCTTGGGCTGTATCTGCCCCAATAGCTAAGCCGTATTTGATTAAGCCGCTCTCAACCAATCCCATGCACATCTGGATTCCTGCTGTCCCTGCTTTACATGCAAACTCTAAATCTGCTGCGGTTAGCTCTGGAGTAGCATCAATTGCCTCAGCAACTATTGTAGCTGTTGGTTTTACAGCATAAGGATGGCTCTCACTTCCAACATAAACAGCTCCAATGTCTTTTGGGTCTATATTTGCTCTTTTTAAAGCATTTCTTGCTGCTTCAACTGCTATTGTGGCAGTGTCTTCATCTAAGCTTGCAACTGCCTTTTCATAAACTAATAATCCATTTTTTATTGCATTTGGGTCTTTATTCCAAACTCTTGCTATTTCCTCAACTTTTATTCTATACTTTGGAATGTATGCTCCATAACCAACAATACCAACCATACTTTCCCCCTATTTTATTTCGTTTAGCCTCTTTATGAGTTCTTTTGTATCTAAGTGGGTTGTTATTAATGGGATGTTATCAATCTCAGCCAATTTTAAAGCTAAGTTATCTATTTTATTTTTATTTATCCCTTGCAGAACAACAACTCTTGGCTTCATTACGCTAACTCTAACGGCAACCATTGGGCTTCTTCCAGTTGAGACATTTGTAAATATTAAAGCTCTTTCAGTAGTCCATCCATACAAATGGTAGAAATCGTCTCCATTCATCTCTAATATTGCCTTTATGCTATCAACGACTGTATGCCCATATATTGGAGTGTCTAAGTTTTCCCCAATGGCAATTTCTCCATCAATGATGTTTATGAACTCTTTGAGAGTTATTGGATTTTCATATTCTTTTATTGACAATATTGCCTTCATTGAAGGGCTTTTATCTAAAATTCTCTTTAATGCCTTTATTGTCTGCCCTCCTTTGTCTTTATCTATTTCTATTAGAGCCAATACATACTTTTTTATGATATTTACTCCCGGGTTTTTTCTTCTGCCAACTTCATAATCACTTATAACAGAGGGAGATACATTTAGATATTTAGCCAATTCAATCTGTTGGATGTTAAAGAGGTTTCTCCATTTTTTTAAAGCCTTTCCAGTATTTTCAGCTAAAACAATATCCCCTATTATATACATTGCCACTTTCTCCTCCATATCAATCACAATAATAAAAGTAGAGGCAAAATTATATAAAGTTTTTGATTTTGTTGAAATATATTATGTCTATTGTCGAATGATGAATTTAAAAAAAATAAAAATATTAAAAGCTTACTCCTTCTCCAATCCACACATCTTTCTCAACTCTTTTCCAACCTTCTCAATTAAATGCTCTTTTTCTAATCTTCTTAAAGCATTTAACTCTGGGAAGCCAGCTTCTCTTTCTAAGCTCCATTCTTTTGCAAATTTACCTTCTTGAATCTCTTTCAATATCTCTTTCATTGCCTTTCTTGACTCTTCATTTATAACTCTTGCTCTTCTTGTTAAACCTCCGTATTCAGCAGTATTTGAAACGTTCTCCCACATGCCTTGTAATCCTTTCTGGTAGATTAAATCAACAATCAGCTTTAACTCATGGCATGTTTCAAAGTATGCCATCTCTGGAGCATAGCCAGCCTCAACCAATGTTTCAAACGCTGCCTTAATTAACTCAGTAACTCCCCCACATAAAACAACCTGCTCTCCAAATAAATCTGTCTCTGTCTCTTCTCTAAATGTTGTTTGTATTACACCAACTCTTGTTAATCCGATTCCCTTAGCCATTCCTAAAGCTATCTGCAAAGCATCTCCTGTATAATCCCTCTCAACAGCAACTAATCCTGGAACTCCAAATCCTTCCTCATAAGTCTTTCTAACCATAGCTCCTGGTGATTTTGGAGCTACCATTGTTATATTAACGTTCTCTGGAGGTCTTATAAATCCAAAGTGTATGTTGTAGCCATGGGAGAAGCTTATTGTCTTTCCTTCTGTTAAGTAAGGCTCAATCTGCTTTTTATAAACCATTGGCTGGACTTCATCTGGTATCAATATATGGATGATATCTGCCTTCTCTGCTGCCTCTTCGATAGTCATAACTGTATGCCCATCCTTGATTGCCTTATTCCATGATGCCCCATTAGGTCTTAAACCAACTATAACGTTTAAACCACTATCCTTCATGTTTAAAGCTTGAGCCCTTCCTTGGCTTCCATAACCAATAACTGCTATTGTTTTGTCTTTAACCGCATCAAAGGTTACATCCTTATCATAGAATATTTTAACCATTTTTATCACCATATTGCCTTTTTATTAAATACTCGCTACATCTATTAGCCATAATACTATTTTAAGGTTTTCGGTTAATTTGATATCAGAAATTGACACCAGAAATACCGGACTGTAATAATAGGATTTAAATAGTATATATAATAGATGTAAATTATATGTAAAATAAACTCTCTCCAGTTATTTTACAGATTAATCCTTAATCCTTTTAAAATTAGATGACATGGTGAAATTTATGAAAATAAAGTCAATAACTGCTAAGAATTTATTATCATTTGATAACTTTAAAATAACATTTGAGGATGGAGATGTTGTCACAATCTTCGGCCCCAACAATGTAGGAAAGACAAACTTATTTAGAGTTTTAAAACTACTAAAAAACATTATAAATGAAAAAATATCAGCAGTAGATTTGGAAACATATTTACACAATAAGACTTTAAAAGCGGCAAAGATAGAAATAGATGTGGTATTTGATAAGAGTGATAAAGAGATTATTGCTAAATTTCTTAAAATTTTCTTCAAAATAAACGCCCCAGATTTGATGAAATTATGCAACAACTTGAAGTTAAACATTGTAGATAGTATTATCGATTACTTTTCAGCAGGGTCGTATATTTGGGAGTGTTCTGAATTAAGATGTTATAGGCCGTATTTTATGCTTAGATT encodes the following:
- the ilvC gene encoding ketol-acid reductoisomerase — translated: MVKIFYDKDVTFDAVKDKTIAVIGYGSQGRAQALNMKDSGLNVIVGLRPNGASWNKAIKDGHTVMTIEEAAEKADIIHILIPDEVQPMVYKKQIEPYLTEGKTISFSHGYNIHFGFIRPPENVNITMVAPKSPGAMVRKTYEEGFGVPGLVAVERDYTGDALQIALGMAKGIGLTRVGVIQTTFREETETDLFGEQVVLCGGVTELIKAAFETLVEAGYAPEMAYFETCHELKLIVDLIYQKGLQGMWENVSNTAEYGGLTRRARVINEESRKAMKEILKEIQEGKFAKEWSLEREAGFPELNALRRLEKEHLIEKVGKELRKMCGLEKE
- a CDS encoding helix-turn-helix domain-containing protein; the protein is MEEKVAMYIIGDIVLAENTGKALKKWRNLFNIQQIELAKYLNVSPSVISDYEVGRRKNPGVNIIKKYVLALIEIDKDKGGQTIKALKRILDKSPSMKAILSIKEYENPITLKEFINIIDGEIAIGENLDTPIYGHTVVDSIKAILEMNGDDFYHLYGWTTERALIFTNVSTGRSPMVAVRVSVMKPRVVVLQGINKNKIDNLALKLAEIDNIPLITTHLDTKELIKRLNEIK
- a CDS encoding hydroxymethylglutaryl-CoA synthase, which produces MVGIVGYGAYIPKYRIKVEEIARVWNKDPNAIKNGLLVYEKAVASLDEDTATIAVEAARNALKRANIDPKDIGAVYVGSESHPYAVKPTATIVAEAIDATPELTAADLEFACKAGTAGIQMCMGLVESGLIKYGLAIGADTAQGAPGDALEYTAAAGGAAYIIGKSDVVAEFNGTYSYTTDTPDFWRREGKPYPRHGGRFTGEPAYFRHVINAAKGLMEKMGTKPEDYDYCVFHQPNGKFYIRVAKILGFKEDQYKIGLLTPYIGNTYSGAVPLGLSNILDNCEGGERILAVSYGSGAGSDAFDITVTSKINKVKDKAPKTAYYLERKEYIDYAIYAKFRKKIKM